Part of the Chroicocephalus ridibundus chromosome 17, bChrRid1.1, whole genome shotgun sequence genome is shown below.
ATTTCTTAAGTGCCTCTGAGTAGACGCCGTGTTTCCTTTGGTGCAGGCTGGCAGCCTATGGAGGTGAGGAAAATTCCTAAGACACCATGAAGTCGAGATGGGTTTCAGCTTTTGATATCAGGCGAATAAGGAAAATAACACTCCCTATTCAAGCCTCAGGCAAAAATGCTAATTCAGCAGAGGAAATCTTTACTACTGCTGCCCTTCGGATGCCGGGGCTGCCTGTACAGCACGTACAGCTGAAGGGAAGGGGCCATCTGAGAGAATGCAAACAAGCAGCTCTTCGTTTCAGACAAAGCGGGTTTTCGTGGGCTGGTGCCTTCGTTCCGACAAGCTTCGATAGCGCAGCAAGTCTTAGGCTCCCTAAGGTGTCAGTCCTGGGAGAAGGGGGTCGTGTCCCTCTCCGTAGACTGGGGAGCCCCACGTTATTACCGACAGCCATGACCTgcagcagtgctgtgtccagtgctgggctccccggttcaagaaggacagggaactgctggagaggggacagcaaagggccaccaagatgctgaggggactggaacacctctctgatggagaaaggctgagggatttgggtctcttcaggctggaaaaaagatggctgaggggggatcttatcaacgctgataaatactgaaaggggggtgtcaggaggatggggccaggctcttctcagtggtgcccggggacaggacaaggggtaacgggcacaaacttgcccctgggaagttccatctcaacaggaggaggaacttctttgctgtgagggtggcagagccctggcacaggctgcccagagaggtgggggagtctccgtctctggagacattccaaccccgcctggccgcgttcctgtgccacctgctctgggtgaccctgctctggccgggggttggagggggtgatctccagagggcccttccagccccggccaggctgggattctgtgattctgtgacctctgCCTGGTAAGAGCAGACCCTATAGCTCAATCCCTTCAAGGATTTTCATTCTTCAGGTAAATCAGGGTGCTTGAATTCCAGCTCCAAAAGGACTGCATCGTCCTTCTCTTGTGGGTGTGCTAGCCCTTGATGTTGTGTGGCCATGACACCAGAAATCTCCCAGGAGCTGTGAACTCGGCGTGCTGCCCGGGTGCTGGGATGTGCCTGGGTCTTGGTGGACAAACgtccctggcagcagggaaaggggggTCATGGTGAAGATGCTTGAGCCCACCTCCTGgtggaaaataagatttttccatattttgtagCTGCTTTGGTGTGATATTGGTTGAATGAAACTTGGGTCATTCTTGGCAGTTCCATTCCCCACCAGGTTATGGACCCCCAggttgggggggttggttttctttccccttctaaTTGCCTAGGGTATGTGCTTAACCAGCAGTTAGCGCAGCAGGAAATTGCTAATTACAAGTGATATCTTTAGCCGGGGTAATCTCAGTTTATCATCTGCATCCTACTTCAGAAACACCAGGTAAGTAACCAGGGTGTGGACACGCTGATGAGGCTGTGCAGGTCTCCCCTGGGGGAGGTCACAGGGGACGGTTTTATTTACTGCTGGGGACACTTAACTGCACACCGGGCATTCGTTTTTGGAGCTCCGAAAAGGGACTGTTAGCACAAAGGACGTGGATGTTTGCCCTGGCCTTCTCCTGCCATCGTTTCAATTCTTCATCTCCCCGGCTGTAGCTACGCTCTGAACGTCGTAATGTTTTTAACATGTGGCTCTCGATAATACACAAATAATGAGTGTGCTGTGCAAACAGCTCCCCGCTGACCACGGTTCAAAAGGTCCAGCGAGTTGACCTTTGCAGTGGGCATGATTTTTCCACTGTCATGCCCAGGACGGTTCCCCCCTGGCCCAGCGCGGGGCACCGCAGCTCAGATTTAGCAGGTTTGCGGGGCATGTCTGGAGCAAGCGAGCATAAAGTTATCCGAGACGCACTCCGGCCATTCCCATCATTGCCTGTGGCGGTCGTTAAAGTGCCCTGACGAGCCAATCAGTCTCGAAACAGCTGTGACCCCTGTTTGGAAAAGCCACACACACCAGAGTCCGGGTCTGAAGTCCCATTAGAGCCTCGTGTTCTACCCAGAACACGGAAGGTGGCTGTCCCGCTGCTTCCCGCCTTCAGCTCGGCCTCCAGCGCCGCTCCCAGTCTGCGTCCTCGCCGGGAGGGTCCCACCCTGACTGTGGTGACCGTCATTGCCTGTGCCCCGTCCCCTCATCCTGAAGCCCGGCCGTGCCGGCTGCAGCGGGGCCGTGGCCGGCCTCAGTGCTGGCACCGGGCACCGCCGGTCCGATGCAAGAGACCTCAAAGCGgcggctgccagcagcagtgccGGTGCTCTGACGGGTCCTGTGCGGATGGGGCGGGCCATGGTGCCTTGGCAGCGCGTGCTGATGCTCAGGCGGTGCTGGGACCCCGGCTGCCGTCGCCGCCGCCGTTcgctggggtggagggaagacCCCTTCGCTGGCGGGAGCAGGAGAAGCGGCTGGTGGGCCTGCAGCAGGGTGGTGGGCTCTGCCGTGGCGGTGAGGCACGGAGGCGTTGGCTggatcgtagaatcacagaatgggttgggttggaaggggcctctaaaggtcacctagtccaaccccctgcagtgagcagggacatctgtaactggatcaggtcgctcagagcctcatccagcctggccttgaacgtctccagggatggggtctccaccccctctctgggcaacctgggccagtgtctcaccaccctcagtggaaagaacttcttcctaatggctcatctaaacctggggagggactttatcagggagtgtaatgacaggacacggggtaacagcctcaaactgaaggagggtggatttagatcggatatcaggaagaaattctttactgtgagggtggggaggcgctggaacaggttgcccagggaagttgtggctgccccatccctggaggtgtccaaggccgggctggatgaggcttggagcagcctgggctggtgggaggtgtccctgcccagggcaggggggtggaactagatgatctttaaggtcccttccaacccgaaccattctgtgatacccTGCTCTAGCATCGGGATGATGCTCTCTGGTAGGCACTGATGGCACAAGTCTCCTGGCCCGTCCTTCCCTCCAGGGCCGGGGGTCTCGGCCTGGTTGGACGGGGTTGGGAGCGACGAGCTGAGACCCTGTGATTGCCTTTGTTGTTCCAACCTTGACCCTTTCGCAGGCTGCCTGCTGCCAAAATCAACTTGACGTGGAGGTGCTGCCGGGCCTCTTGAAGTGTTCTGGTCCATCAGCAGCCCCTGAGCACCTTCTCCCTCTTGTCTCCTCTGTAGTGGCAAGGGGAAACTCAAGAGTTCTGCCCCAATGCGAAGATCGTGCTGGTGGGCTGCAAGCTGGACATGCGGACGGACTTGAACACGCTGCGGGAGCTTTCCAAGCAGCGCCTCATCCCTGTGACGCACGAGCAGGTGTGTTTGAGCAGCCGTCCCCCCGGGGCTCGGGAAGGTGAGGTGGGACGTTTCTGCAGGACCTAATAGTAGAAGGAAGCTCAGCGGCAAATCACCCGCTGTGGCCAGGTCTTGGTCTCAAGCTGGTTTGGTCTTGGCCGATGGACTCTGAGCTGCTCACGCGTACAGCACGCATTTGCCCAGCTCTGGCAGACCTTGACTTATTCCTGATGCTCCGCTGAACAGCCTCCTGGTGGGCAGCTGAGCAATCTTTCCTCAAAGGCGGTGGAGGTGCCTGATTTGATAAGTTGGACTGGCTAAAGGGGAGTGTTGTCCTTCTGCATCTCCTAGATCAGTGCAGCTCTTTCTGCTCCGAGTGACCCTCCTGCTGGGTTCAGTGTTGGGGAAACACTGAGGGGGGAAGAAGCTGCAGCCGGGGGGTGGGTCTGAGGGGCGGTTGTGGCCACCGGGGGACCCCGCAGTGTCTCCAGGCTGGCCCAGAGACGCAACCTCTGTGGTGCAGCGCAGAGGCGGCTGCGCTCTGGGCTGCTCTGTGCCCGGCTCCGTGTTGCACTTTAGCTGCTTGCGCTTTATTTACAGAGGTGGCGAGTTGAGCATTGCGAGCGAGCCGCTCCGGCTGTGCCGCGGCGCTCTGACGGGGCTGCCAGCACAAGGCGGGGCTGACGGGGATGCGAAAGGATGCTCCTTGCAGAGCTCTGGTCTCCTAaccttcctcccttttcctcccactCTCTCTGGACCGCAGGGCAGCGCGCTGGCGCGGCAGATCGGGGCAGTGGCCTACGCAGAGTGCTCCTCCAAGGTCTCGGAGAACAGCGTACGGGATGTGTTTCACGTGACCACACTCGCCTCCGTCAACAGGGTGCACAAGAACTTGAAGCGCAGCAACTCCAAACGGGGACTGAAGCGGGCATCACAGATGTCTGGCAGGACGGACTTACTCAACGACACAGAGATCAGGAAAGACCGAGCCAAGAGCTGCTCCATCATGTGAAAAACAGGCTGTAAATAACGTGTGTGTGTTGTCCATTTTTGTACAGTTACTGGCTGAGACAAGGGCATggtgctggctgcgggagccaGCCCGCCTTTCCAAAGCCTTTCTCTCAGTCTCTAGGGCTGAGCAAAGGTCCCGGCTGCAAACCGGGGTGCAGGAGTCACCCCCACCGTGGAGATTCTtgggctggctgctgctgtgcgGATTGCTTGGGGTGAAGGAACCACTTGGCGGAGGAGTATTGAGGTGCTGGAAGGTCTGTGACTGGGTGAAACGAAGTAAAAGGGAGCGACCCCCATGTGCgtgccaccctcctgcccccacggccCAGCCTCTGCGCAGCGATACAGCACGCACAGCGTGGGGCGGCGGGCTGCGCGGGACCTGGgctggagggtgggaggggggtgctgTTGCTAGCAGCGGAGTACGGTCAGGAGAAGGTATTCTTCCAATCTTCCTTTAGAAGAGAGGTGATGTTTGAGGCGGTGCTGCTTTCAGCTAGGCTGGACAGTGAGTCGCCACAGAAGGTGCAGGTCTGGGCCAGAGCTGGGAGAGAAGGCACCCTGGGAAGGAACCTTAACCTGCCGAGACACCACGGCAGTCCACCTCCTGCGAAGGAAATAGATAGGTGGCTCTTACACGGTATTTTAGATACTTGAACTCCATTTGAAATGCGGCGGAGTGGATCTGGCTCCAAGGGAGAGGTTTATCCCAGTAGATGCATCCTGAGTATTGTGGTTCCCTTCAGCAAGCAAACGCTACTCGGGAGCTGGCGTCCCAGCCGCTGGCAGCCTGGTGACTCGTCAggctgctccccgccgccggcagccgcgcTTCCGAAAAGGCAGACTGCAATAACTATCCACATCCTGCTCTCCGCCCATTCCCAGCTGCAGATTGTGTTGCATGGTGCTGTGTTTGTCTGGTGCAGATAACCAAAAAGATGATAGGCGCATCTGCACCCCGTCTCCGCTGTGGCGGTGGGAGGGAAGGTGCTGCCTGCGCCTCTTGCCCTGCTGTACAGCCTCCTCCCAACACCTCTCATCATcgcttctgctgctgccctctcTAAATGCCTTTGACTACAGTGTTAGCCTTGACTTAATGTCACATAGacactttaaggaaaaaagaatgtgctccactgccagctccagctgtgtCAGTGGGctccagaaaacaaataaacagcgTTGGAAAATGCACAGTGCTTGACTCTCTTCATTTCTAATAGTCAGACCAGGCATCCTCTCAaaatctctgcctgcctgcctgctatTTGTGTCCTAATGCGTCTCTCTGGCTCTCGAAACACACTCACGCATATACTCGAGTGAAAAACGCCGAGGACTTAGCTGCAGCTATTCCTTTTGGAGCTGAAACACCTGCCTTGAATAACCTCTCACTCCACCCTGAGCCCTTAAACACCGTGGAGCATTTGCAGGTTGTCTGTGCCCGATCCTCCGCTCTGAGTTGACATGAGCTGCCCGAGTCCTCGCTGGGTCAGTAGCAAGTGAAGACGGCTTTTGACTTAATATTTTGTGTCTGCTCTCCCCCCACCAGGTCTTAGACTTCGGCTGCGTCACAGAGGCTATTTGGGAATCGGAGCAGCTGCGCTCCCAGCACGAAGAAAGCTCAAGCGACGACTGGGTGCTGTTGTGCTGGGTGCGGGTTGCAAGAGCATGAAAGTGCCCACCTGCGGCCTGGGAGGAAAGAAACCGAGCAAGGCGCTATGCCAAGAACAGCCTTCGGCATCACCGTACTTGTCTCTGCCTCTGCAGGGTCTTTGCAAACGTTAGTGAACAAAATCGTGTCCCTGCTCGAGCCGCGGCTCACAAGTGTCACTACCGAGTCCTCTTAACCCACCCGCGTTTGTTCTCATCATCCTTGTGCAGTATCGTCACTGTGTCTTCCTCCTCTCCACGTGAGCACAACGGTATTTGGCGAGCGTATCTCCCTCCCATCACCTAGCACCTTTTAGGCTTTTGAATTTATTCTGGCAGTCTATACAAATACAGTTTCTGGTCCGTCGATTAGTTTAAACTCACAGTGGCCCTATATCGACTTGTTAGCTCACCTTATGAGCGTATCTCCAGCAGTGGGTAGCGGTTGCCAAACCTGAGCTGTGCCGAGTGTAGGTGTCCGAAGGAAGGGGCTGTTGCTCCAGGAGGTGGCTGGGAAGCTCCCGGGGCTGTCAGCTGGTGCCTGCgcccctccagctcctgcagcaactCCAGACCCTCCAGGTCTGGAGACACGCAAGAAAcccagcaaagcctgcagccgtGCTGCAGCGTCGGGCTGTTTAACCAGCGCGGAGATAAACAGGAGGGGGGACGGCTGAGGCTGTGACAGACCAAACTGACGAGTTTGTCAGGAGAGAGAATACCCCATTTGCCTACACGgcgggctggggagcagcaggactgAGATGCTGGGACCGTCTGCTCGCCCTGCCAGGCAGCACAAACCCTCCCGTCCCGCACTTCAGGAGACGCTGCTGTGGATGATGCTGGGCTGGTCCTCAATGGAGACAGGCTCGAGCTGCCCGGCAGCTCCCAGCAAAGCTCTCCTGTTTTCTTGGGGCATCGGTGTGGAAAGATAACTcagctgtcagctctgctgcGACCACAGCCGTGcttcccttgctgctgctgattttctttttgtacGCTGAACTTCCCAGGCTCTTGCTGCTCAAATGGCCCTCGGGGACGGATTGTGGCAGTGTAAAGACACacatcccagcagcagctctggaagaaCGAGTCAGAGTTAATGGCAACCAAAACCTCTCAAGAGACTAAGGCAAGTGAAACAGCCTCCAAGCCCATTTATCATGAAGTATCCGAGCTGGATCCGTGAGCAGGGTGAAGCAGAGATGTTAAAGCCCATGGGGGCAAGCCCTTATACCCTCAGTTTCCATCAGCAGGCTCTTTTCTTGCAGGCAAGTgagcatttctgctgctgctcgTGGCCCAGGTACAGAACCCGGGACAGCTGAAGGTATTTCAGGGTGCTGACCTCTAAGGACGTGGTTTCAGGAGGATGGAGCGTTGCAGTCCTGCTGTGTCAGCGCATTTACTACCTGCCCCTGCCTCTGCACGGTACCCAGGACCTCCCTAAACACTTGGGGCTCTCGCCATGTGCTGCGGGAGCATCTCCTTCCTGTGGGAGATGCTCCCGTGGGGGAGCTCCCGTGGGAGCAGGACTCTCCTCATGCCTGCCTTAGGGACCTGACACAGTCCCAGCTGAGAGACGCGGAGGGGCAGGAGGCTGCGACTGGCAAACTCAGAGAAGGCTACTACAGCCCAAGGCTTCCCAGCGATACGTGCCCTGGAGACCACGAGAGAAGAGCGAGGTGCACCAGGGGCAGCTggcagaatcacggaatcacggaatcttcagagttggaagggacctctagagatcatctagtccaactcccctgctagagcaggattgcctaaaccacatccctcagggctgcatccaggcgggtcttgaaaatctccagagaaggggactccacaacctccctgggcagcctgttccagtgctctgtcaccctcactgtaaagaagtttttccgtgtatttgaacggaacttcctatgttccagcttgtgcccattgccccttgtcctgtcgctgggaaccattgaaaagagcctggctccgtcctccttaaacccaccctttaggtacttgtaaacattaatcaggtcccccctcaaccttctcttctcttctctgcagAAGGCACTACGAAAGCCCTGGGCTCAGCTCTTCCCTCTGGAGAAGGCTGGCTGCGGCGCGGGCCGTACACCCCAAGGTGAGGGTGCCCGGGAACAGGCGCTCGGGTAGGTTTGTGGTGCCAGGGGCTTGTCCAGCACAGCACGGCCGCTGTACGGACCCGCATGTCCCCGGCCATCCCCACCAGCAGAAGGCCACCAGCACCGGAGAGCTGCAGAGACGATCCACATGGTGACGAGAGCCCGGACAGCCAGCTTAAATGGCCACAGCCCACGCTGGGCCGGGGGTCAAGGTTAACGGGCCCAGGACTAAATGCAAACTGACGTTCACGAAGGGTTCCTGCAGCGTCCTGGAAATGCGCAGAGACGTGGCTGGGTCACCGCTGACAGGCAAAGCTTTACAGATCAAAAGCCCAAGGCAGGAAAGAGCCTGACCTCCGTgagtcggggctggggctgggagggcagagggCGGTGGGAGCCGGCCGTAATCCCCGCCTTCACACAGCAGCCTGGCTTCTCGCAGCCGCAGGaatgcagaggaggaaggatgctggTGGTCCTTCCCACCCCCTGGCAGGCAGTCAAtactctgctgctgcctctgcagcgtTATCTAGTGCCTGTTTGCCCTTGGAGTGGGAGGGAACAGGGAGGAGAGCTGTAGCAGAGGGGCAAGAGAGTATTTACAGGGCGTCCGTCTGGCAGCCTGAGCCCCTTGACTCCCCCCCGTGCTGCTGTTGTCTGCAGGCACCGTGTGGTTAGGGCACTGCAAAGGCCGTATGGGCGAGTGCCGGAATGTGTTACGCAGGACAGAAGGGATAAATGGCACTGGGTGTCCACCAGCTCTTGCCCCCGTGCTTTGCCTCGTCTCCGAGCGGGAGGCGGGAGCAGCATCCACCACCGCGCTGCTCCgaaacagccccagcaggagcaaaCTGGGGTTTATTCCCGCAGTTGGAAGCGATGGTGGGGCTGTGGCAGGGACGCCATCCCCCGGGAGCTGTCAGACAGACAAAGGGACGGCGTGACGCTGCCCGGGATCCGTCCGGAGGGGCCGCAGCTGAGCGAGCGGGGCTGCGCAGGCAGCCTCCCCTCCACCAAGCCTTCAACCGCATGCATCGCCGCGGCGTTTGCGCGGCAAGACAGACTAAACCTCCCGAAATAAACCTCCCAAAGCGCACCTTGTGGAAACGCGGGGGCCTCAGCATCGCCTGTTTGGATTGACGGAGCTCTTTCGACCGTGTGGGATGCCGTGCTGGCGTGGGCGCGCTGCTTACAGCGCTGCCGAGACTagggaaaacagaacaaatgtgCTGATCCAGATTTGCAGCTCGGGCGTAGCGGGCTGTAAGAACAAGGTTGGTTACAGTCGGGGGAATCTACAGTGCCCGCTCCCACAAGACCCCCCCAGGTAAGGGAAGGAGGCCGCGAAACTCAAAATTGCCCCTGCGAAGAGGCAGCTGTATCATACATGGgcttccctctgctttccacAAGCCACAGCCAGGTGACACCAGGTTGAAGCTGCAGCGCCAGAAAAGCAGCTGGTGTTTGGGGTTACACAAAAGCGACGGGATCTTTCTTGAAAGCTTCTGGTTCTGGTTTTATGAGCTTGTTTATTTTCTGCGCTGAAGGGAAATGTCAttgccaaccccccccccccaccccccctgctCTCCTCAGTATAGCTCTGGCTATAGCTGGGAGCCTGCGGTACGAAAATAACGGTGTTGGAATGAAAGTAATTTGTGCCCAGCTGCTTCCACAACAgccaaaaaagaataaaatgaaaaaaaaaaccaaaccaaacatgTAGCAGCCAAAAAACACGTATTGTGCCGGagtgagcaggagcagagctccGATGCAGACCTTGCCGGAGCGGAGCTAGACACAGAAATGTGCATTTCTGCTAgaagcaaatgaaaactgaaacGTAGCTGCTGCCATGGCTGAACCGAACCCAAAACATGCATCTGCCGCACTCCCATACAACCCAGACATCGACTGTTGGAAGCCTTCTTTGAAGGCTTGGGCTTGTGCCTTCGGAGTGGGATCGAATTCTGGGCAAACGAGTGTCCCcgtccccttctctccccctcctgcgAGGGCTGCGCTTTGCAGTCACCATTCAGCACGCAGCTTAATACGCTGGCACTCGCTGCTCCACCAGCTTGCTTGACTATAAAGAGTATTTGGACTCCCACAGTCGTTCATTTAACCAGACTTTTCAAAGgagtccctctccctccctctccttctctgcagaggaatAAACAAGATAAAACAGGAAGCAAAATCAAAAGAagtagagaaaaggcaaaaaataaaaaaaaaaaaaatcgaaggaggaaaggagagccACAGCCACAGAACAGAGCAAATAAAACCATTGTTGGGTCCCTACTTCTCCAAACCgagccagcagcctgcctgggAGCACTTGGAGAGGTTTCTTTTTCGTATCTGTGAGGGAGTAGGTGGCTCCAGCACACAAGGAGGGCAGGAACGGTACCGACCGCGAGCTGGACGGCCCTGTGctcaggtggggaggggggtcagCTTAGGAGATGGGATACGCCAGACTCCTGCATCGCCAACGCAGGGAATCAAGGTCCCCGAAAGAGTGACTCAAATCACCAAAACTACCTTCTGGTCAAATCCCAGCCCAGAGAGCTCTTGGTCAACTGGGAGCGTTGGACCCTGTGAGAGCTGGCTGTACTTACCTGGGGTGAACACTCCGCTGCCTCTACGAATGCCAGCtgatagagtcacagaatgggttgggtgggaaggggcctctaaaggccatctagtccaaccccctgcagtgaggagggacatctgtaactggatcaggtcgctcagagcctcatccagcctggccttggatgtctccagggatggggcctccaccccctctctgggcaacctgggccagtgtctcaccaccctcagtggaaagaacttcttcctaatggctcatctaaacccgccctgctctagtttaaaccgttgcccctcgtcctatcgctacatgcccttgcaaacagccgcttcccatctctcctggagcccctttagggactggaaggggctccaaggtctccccggagccttctcttccccaggctgaacccccccagctctctcagcctgtccccacagcagaggggctccagccctcggatcatctccggggcctcctctggccccgctccaacagctccgtgtccttcctgtgctgagggct
Proteins encoded:
- the RND2 gene encoding rho-related GTP-binding protein RhoN; the protein is MEGHLARCKIVVVGDTQCGKTALLHVFAKDCYPESYVPTVFENYTASFEIDKQRTELNMWDTSGSAYYDNVRPLAYPDSDAVLICFDISRPETLDSVLKKWQGETQEFCPNAKIVLVGCKLDMRTDLNTLRELSKQRLIPVTHEQGSALARQIGAVAYAECSSKVSENSVRDVFHVTTLASVNRVHKNLKRSNSKRGLKRASQMSGRTDLLNDTEIRKDRAKSCSIM